A DNA window from Anastrepha ludens isolate Willacy chromosome 6, idAnaLude1.1, whole genome shotgun sequence contains the following coding sequences:
- the LOC128868333 gene encoding alpha-tocopherol transfer protein-like, with the protein MANIRPLTPELAKRAKEELGEVPERIDADIQQLRDWILKQPHLTARTDDQFLVAFLRGCKYSVEKAKHKFDNYYAMRGAVPELYKDRFVNDAAIDILRSGVYLPLPKPIAPDGPRIHVSRYGVFDSSKYSMSDIIRVRTMLGDIQFREDDNAMVMGFMEVIDFKGVSPGHIFHFNAVLVKKISVLGDKAWPYRPKGFHFINAHSSCEKFLNITKSLMSDKIKKRFHVHSNLESLYEHIPKESLPAEYGGTNGTLESVINGWEKKLLSYKEYFEEEAKYGTNEKLRRGRPVNSESLFGIDGSFRKLDID; encoded by the exons ATGGCCAATATACGACCACTAACGCCAGAGTTGGCCAAACGTGCCAAAGAGGAGTTGGGTGAAGTGCCCGAACGCATCGATGCAGATATACAACAACTACGCGATTGGATATTGAAGCAGCCACATCTCACCGCTCGTACGGATGATCAATTTTTAGTAGCATTTCTGCGCGGCTGCAAATATAGTGTGGAGAAGGCGAAACATAAGTTCGATAACTACTATGCCATGAGAGGTGCGGTGCCCGAATTGTATAAGGATCGTTTCGTTAATGATGCAGCGATTGATATTCTACGATCGGG TGTCTACTTACCTCTGCCCAAACCAATAGCACCCGATGGTCCACGGATTCATGTCTCTCGCTATGGTGTTTTCGACAGCAGCAAATATTCTATGAGTGATATCATTAGGGTGCGCACAATGCTTGGCGATATACAATTCCGCGAAGATGACAATGCCATGGTCATGGGTTTCATGGAGGTGATAGACTTTAAAGGTGTCAGCCCTGGAcacattttccattttaatgCGGTGTTGGTGAAAAAGATTTCAGTACTTGGCGACAAAGCGTGGCCATATCGTCCGAAAGGCTTCCATTTTATTAACGCTCATTCAAGctgtgaaaaatttttgaacattacCAAGAGTTTGATGAGCGATAAGATTAAGAAGCGT TTCCACGTACACTCTAATTTGGAGTCGCTCTACGAACATATACCGAAAGAGTCGCTACCAGCTGAATATGGCGGCACCAATGGCACACTGGAAAGTGTTATTAACGGCTGGGAAAAGAAACTGCTTAGTTATAAGGAATACTTTGAGGAGGAAGCAAAATATGGAACGAATGAGAAATTACGTCGTGGCCGTCCAGTTAATTCCGAATCGCTATTCGGCATTGATGGCTCATTTAGAAAATTGGATATTGATTAG
- the LOC128867665 gene encoding glutathione S-transferase theta-1-like: MAKFKYYYDLLSQPSRAVWIALRLNKIPYEDCPVALRKSEHLKPEYKQINRFRKVPALVDGDFHLGESVAIVRYLADKHQLGDTFYPKALKQRARVDEFLEWQHLGVRLGCALYFRDMWLLPISGSKPKPSAEKAAELCKNMEVQLKILDEIWLKDTKFVVGNEMTVADLFGACEVEQTKLAQYDAGKKFPKIAEWLMRVRAQANPHYDAAHEFIYKKSGMKPDN, translated from the exons ATGGCAAAGTTCAAATATTACTACGATTTACTTTCTCAACCATCGCGTGCCGTGTGGATCGCACTGCGATTGAACAAGATTCCATATGAGGATTGTCCTGTGGCGTTAAGAAAGT CAGAACATCTTAAGCCGGAGTACAAGCAAATCAATCGGTTTCGAAAAGTGCCAGCGCTGGTGGATGGAGATTTTCATCTGGGCGAGAGTGTGGCGATCGTACG CTACCTCGCCGACAAGCATCAATTAGGTGACACATTTTATCCAAAGGCATTGAAACAACGTGCACGCGTCGATGAATTTCTAGAATGGCAGCATCTGGGTGTACGCCTTGGTTGTGCGCTCTATTTTCGCGATATGTGGCTACTTCCCATTAGCGGCTCTAAGCCGAAACCGAGCGCTGAAAAGGCAGCggaattatgtaaaaatatggAAGTACAACTAAAAATTTTAGATGAGATTTGGTTGAAGGACACCAAGTTTGTGGTGGGCAATGAAATGACTGTGGCCGATTTGTTTGGTGCTTGCGAAGTGGAGCAGACAA aactGGCACAATATGATGCTGGcaagaaatttccaaaaatcgcTGAGTGGTTAATGCGCGTGCGTGCACAAGCGAACCCGCATTATGATGCAGCGCACGAATTTATCTACAAGAAATCTGGAATGAAACCGGATAATTAA
- the LOC128868841 gene encoding clavesin-2 isoform X2, giving the protein MAQIRPLAPELAAVAATELNEVESRIAGDIVELRQWIEDQPYLTARTDDQFLVGFLRFCKYNMDDAKKRIDYYYTYKTTAGDLLKSRCLDDKVYGICRAGIFATLPKPAGPGGPRIHFTRMGQIDTSLYTAKDIFRYIMFRSEIEANTDDNWIISGVLEIIDFSKIPYALLRQFEPNLFKKMAAFLEYGVPTNLVGTHIVNASMDALIILNLVRLVMKQKELLHIHSTLESLQKAIGKEYLPVEYGGSNGSYDEAMANYEQQLNEYSDYFNEDEKYGVDEKLRQSESTVGANKTPPSPASPPSPKCKSSFNIWNLLSS; this is encoded by the exons ATGGCACAAATTCGACCATTGGCACCTGAATTGGCTGCGGTCGCCGCCACCGAACTCAACGAAGTGGAATCACGTATCGCCGGCGACATTGTCGAACTGCGTCAGTGGATCGAAGATCAGCCATATTTGACAGCGCGCACCGATGATCAATTCCTTGTGGGTTTCCTGCGTTTTTGCAAATACAATATGGATGATGCAAAGAAACGCATCGATTACTATTACACATACAAAACGACAGCCGGCGATTTGCTGAAGAGTCGATGCCTTGACGATAAAGTTTACGGCATCTGCCGTGCGGG CATATTCGCTACACTTCCGAAGCCAGCAGGTCCTGGCGGTCCACGCATACACTTCACACGTATGGGCCAAATTGATACTTCTCTTTATACGGCCAAAGATATCTTCCGTTATATAATGTTCCGTTCCGAAATTGAGGCCAACACCGATGATAATTGGATTATTAGCGGTGTACTTGAGATAATCGATTTCTCCAAAATCCCATATGCGTTGTTACGTCAATTCGAACCGaatttattcaaaaagatggccGCATTCTTAGAATATGGCGTGCCTACTAATCTCGTGGGTACACACATCGTAAATGCTTCCATGGATGCCCTaatcattttaaatttagtgCGCTTAGTTATGAAACAAAAGGAATTG CTCCACATACATTCAACGCTGGAGTCTCTACAAAAAGCCATTGGAAAGGAGTACCTACCCGTCGAATATGGTGGCAGTAATGGTAGCTACGATGAGGCCATGGCAAATTACGAACAACAGCTCAATGAATACAGCGACTATTTCAATGAGGATGAAAAGTATGGAGTCGATGAGAAATTGCGACAAAGTGAGTCTACAGTAGGAGCCAATAAGACGCCGCCCTCACCAGCATCGCCGCCATCGCCCAAATGT aaatCTTCCTTCAATATATGGAACTTATTAAGTTCATAA
- the LOC128868841 gene encoding clavesin-2 isoform X1, with the protein MAQIRPLAPELAAVAATELNEVESRIAGDIVELRQWIEDQPYLTARTDDQFLVGFLRFCKYNMDDAKKRIDYYYTYKTTAGDLLKSRCLDDKVYGICRAGIFATLPKPAGPGGPRIHFTRMGQIDTSLYTAKDIFRYIMFRSEIEANTDDNWIISGVLEIIDFSKIPYALLRQFEPNLFKKMAAFLEYGVPTNLVGTHIVNASMDALIILNLVRLVMKQKELLHIHSTLESLQKAIGKEYLPVEYGGSNGSYDEAMANYEQQLNEYSDYFNEDEKYGVDEKLRQSESTVGANKTPPSPASPPSPKCVSVPEGSFRKLNID; encoded by the exons ATGGCACAAATTCGACCATTGGCACCTGAATTGGCTGCGGTCGCCGCCACCGAACTCAACGAAGTGGAATCACGTATCGCCGGCGACATTGTCGAACTGCGTCAGTGGATCGAAGATCAGCCATATTTGACAGCGCGCACCGATGATCAATTCCTTGTGGGTTTCCTGCGTTTTTGCAAATACAATATGGATGATGCAAAGAAACGCATCGATTACTATTACACATACAAAACGACAGCCGGCGATTTGCTGAAGAGTCGATGCCTTGACGATAAAGTTTACGGCATCTGCCGTGCGGG CATATTCGCTACACTTCCGAAGCCAGCAGGTCCTGGCGGTCCACGCATACACTTCACACGTATGGGCCAAATTGATACTTCTCTTTATACGGCCAAAGATATCTTCCGTTATATAATGTTCCGTTCCGAAATTGAGGCCAACACCGATGATAATTGGATTATTAGCGGTGTACTTGAGATAATCGATTTCTCCAAAATCCCATATGCGTTGTTACGTCAATTCGAACCGaatttattcaaaaagatggccGCATTCTTAGAATATGGCGTGCCTACTAATCTCGTGGGTACACACATCGTAAATGCTTCCATGGATGCCCTaatcattttaaatttagtgCGCTTAGTTATGAAACAAAAGGAATTG CTCCACATACATTCAACGCTGGAGTCTCTACAAAAAGCCATTGGAAAGGAGTACCTACCCGTCGAATATGGTGGCAGTAATGGTAGCTACGATGAGGCCATGGCAAATTACGAACAACAGCTCAATGAATACAGCGACTATTTCAATGAGGATGAAAAGTATGGAGTCGATGAGAAATTGCGACAAAGTGAGTCTACAGTAGGAGCCAATAAGACGCCGCCCTCACCAGCATCGCCGCCATCGCCCAAATGTGTGAGTGTACCTGAGGGGTCTTTTCGTAAATTGAATatcgattaa